One Nocardia huaxiensis genomic window, CTACGCCATGGACTTCCGCCACGATGTCCTCGCCGCGAACGCCGCGGCCACCGCCGTCTTCGGCGACACCTTCGGATCAGGTGTCAACACCGCGCATCTCGTCTTCCTCGATCCGGAAACCAAGACAGGCCAACTGGATTGGGAGCGCATCGCACGAGAAGAAGTGGGCGCCTTGCGCACCGAGCTCGCCCAGCATCCCGGAGACGCCCGCCTGCTCGAGGTCATCGCCGAATTACGCCGGGAGAGCCAGGAATTCGCGACCCTGTGGAACGACCACGCGGTGGGGGAGCGCCCGCACGGCGTCAAACGCATCCGCCACGCGCAGGCCGGAATCCTCACCGTCTGCTACGACACCCTCGTCCCGCCCGGCGTCACGACGCACAGCCTGGTGATCCTCACCCCCGCCGACGCGGCCACCGAAACCGCCCTGCGCACCCTCGTCACCGGGGAAAACGCGACCGGGTGAACCATGTCCGGAAAACGAGGAAGGCCCTGACCGAAGTCAGGGCCTTCTACTGTGTCTCAACCAACACGTCGGGGTGACAGGATTTGAACCTGCGACCTCTTCGTCCCGAACGAAGCGCGCTACCAAGCTGCGCCACACCCCGTGAAGTGAACCTGCAGTAGCTTAGCGCAGGGTGTGGTCAGATGATAAA contains:
- a CDS encoding helix-turn-helix transcriptional regulator, translating into MDGTAIELGAFLRAMRERLTPEAAGLPVTGVRRTPGLRRQEVAQLAAVSIDWYIRLEQGRVGTPGAAVLDAISAALRLSDAERAHLHLIARGAQPPRHHPAQELPASTRRILDGMPLLPAYAMDFRHDVLAANAAATAVFGDTFGSGVNTAHLVFLDPETKTGQLDWERIAREEVGALRTELAQHPGDARLLEVIAELRRESQEFATLWNDHAVGERPHGVKRIRHAQAGILTVCYDTLVPPGVTTHSLVILTPADAATETALRTLVTGENATG